A genomic segment from Blastococcus sp. PRF04-17 encodes:
- a CDS encoding type II toxin-antitoxin system PemK/MazF family toxin — translation MRPIHLASLDKTRPVLILTRELVRPHLARVTVAPITSTIRGLSTEVLVGPVNGLDHPSVISCDNVATIPTAALGRQIGRLLPEQEPLLTAALHAAFDLEELPPLR, via the coding sequence ATGCGCCCGATCCACCTGGCCAGCCTGGACAAGACCCGACCCGTTCTGATCCTGACGCGGGAACTGGTGCGTCCGCACCTCGCTCGCGTCACCGTCGCACCGATCACGAGCACCATCCGGGGATTGTCGACCGAGGTGCTCGTCGGACCGGTCAACGGCCTGGATCATCCGAGCGTCATCAGCTGCGACAACGTCGCCACGATCCCCACCGCGGCACTGGGCCGGCAGATCGGCCGCCTCCTGCCCGAGCAGGAGCCACTTCTCACGGCTGCGCTGCACGCTGCGTTCGACCTGGAGGAGCTGCCGCCGCTCCGTTGA
- a CDS encoding ribbon-helix-helix domain-containing protein yields the protein MTTQIAVRLPEELVEFVDRLVSDGRAPSRAAVVSRALHRELRREVAARDAAILAATGTEADDLDELARYGARVPLDDLD from the coding sequence ATGACCACCCAGATCGCCGTCCGACTTCCCGAGGAGCTCGTCGAGTTCGTCGACCGCCTGGTGTCCGACGGTCGCGCTCCGTCGCGAGCGGCAGTCGTGAGCCGGGCGCTGCACCGAGAGCTCCGCCGGGAGGTCGCCGCCCGGGACGCAGCCATCCTCGCCGCCACGGGGACCGAAGCCGACGACCTCGACGAGCTCGCTCGATACGGCGCACGTGTGCCGCTCGACGATCTCGACTGA
- a CDS encoding DUF6398 domain-containing protein, with product MRWTRTVPWPAPGEATWEDDELAELAELADAVGGVAALDALDATPLPDEAFDWDLVPHDVRPRVGAVLDLVDRCCDELMDVELRTAARRLLARVVAADPGLFLRRSRPERTAAGVCWIVATANHLFRSRRLAVKQLTSCIGGTGSPASHAKALLQAIGVDPDGYAYGDGHLGSPDYLTGAHRAGMVADRDRLRA from the coding sequence GTGCGGTGGACCCGGACGGTCCCCTGGCCCGCTCCCGGCGAGGCGACATGGGAGGACGACGAGCTGGCCGAGCTGGCCGAGCTGGCCGACGCCGTCGGCGGTGTCGCGGCCCTCGACGCGCTCGACGCCACACCGCTGCCCGACGAGGCGTTCGACTGGGACCTGGTGCCCCACGACGTCCGCCCGCGGGTCGGCGCGGTGCTCGACCTGGTCGACCGCTGCTGCGACGAGCTGATGGACGTCGAGCTGCGCACCGCCGCCCGCCGGCTGCTGGCGCGGGTGGTCGCGGCCGACCCCGGCCTCTTCCTCCGCCGCAGCCGGCCGGAAAGGACCGCCGCAGGCGTCTGCTGGATCGTCGCCACGGCCAACCACCTGTTCCGCTCCCGCCGGCTGGCCGTCAAGCAGCTGACGAGCTGCATCGGCGGTACAGGGTCCCCGGCGTCGCATGCCAAGGCCCTGCTCCAGGCCATCGGCGTGGACCCCGACGGCTACGCCTACGGCGACGGGCACCTCGGCTCGCCGGACTACCTGACCGGCGCACACCGGGCCGGCATGGTCGCCGACCGGGACCGCCTACGGGCCTGA